AACTCAGCATTTGCAGCAAACCTCCCGGGAGAGGCTcttatgcaaatacacacagtccAACAAGAAAtcgcacaaaaacacagataatAATGCAGTGAAAATTTCATTAAAACCCAATGACCCATGAATACAATGTTCTTCAAacattttttcactttgattttTTCCGGGGATAAAATGGTACTCTGGATTTGATGTGGGACTGTAGACGATCGTATGGTCACACATAGGTGAATAAGGCCATGGTGAACCTTTATGTTCAGTTCGCGTCCAATCTGTACAAGCGGAGGGTTAAATATACTACGGCTTCCTGCAGCAAGGCTGTCCGCAGTGTGGCTTGGCGTGGAGTTCATGAGTGTGACCATGTCccaactgtgtttttcttttcaaacatgTTGTCTTAAATCTACAATTTCATGTCCAGTTAGAAAAACTGCCTCTGCTACCTAAGGTTATGAGATATAATTAAAAGAACTGCGGACTCTGTCaccatattttgttttattgacatGACATGGAAAAGATATGAAAAGCATCAAATCCCTAATTTGAATTTCTGTAATGTTCCTAATTATGATGGTGAAGTTGTTTGTATTTAACTCTTGTCTCTGACCTTGTCCCTCCATGTGTTTCTCGTTCAGCTCATAGTGGAGAAGACCACAGACTTCCCCTCTGCTGAGTTCTCTCTAGTGGAGGATGTAGCTCTGCACTTCACCTGTTTGATGGACAGGCTGAACGAGCAGCGCCTCTTCCAGCCCGACCTGTGCGACGTCGACATCGTTCTGGTCCGGCAGCGCAGCACCTTTCCGGCCCACAAGGGCGTGCTGGCGGCCTACAGCCCTTTCTTCCACTCCCTCTTCGCCCAAAGCAAGCAGCTGCGGCGGGTGGACCTGTCGCTGGACGCCCTGACCTCGCAGGGCCTGCAGCAAATACTCAACTTCATCTACACCTCCAAGCTGCTGGTGAGCAGCCGCAGCGTGCGCGACGTGCTGAACGCAGCCACCTTGCTGCAGATGAGCGACATCGCCGCCTCCTGTCGCGACCTCATCAGCAGCCACTCGCTGAGGACCACCTGCACGGATATGGCAAATCAGGAAAGGCTTGGCAGCGGGGACCCAGCGGTGGCCATTACTGCCAGCCAGCTGTACCGGGAGATCAAACAGGAGTCGGAGCTGGGCAGGGTGTACACGAGGGAGGGCAGCAGCCCGTTCTCCGTGCGGGTGGAGGAGGCGGGTAAGACGCCCTCCCAGCAGAAGCAGTACTAccagaaagaggaggggaaaggggGCGGGGCCGGCTCAGGTGCTCACTGCAAGGTAGAAGGCAACGGCGAGGAGTCCAAGTCCGCAGACAGCCACTCCTCCTTCAACAGGGATCAGATCATTGTTGAAGTGAACCTCAACAACCAGACCCTCAATGTGTCAAAGGGATCGGAGGGCAAATCAACATCCGCCACCGAGACGGCCATCATGTTTGCCCGCTGCCacgacacagagagagattcaGATGATGATGACGAGAACGAGCTGGAGAATGATGCAATTGAGGAAGATGAGGACGACCTGAAGAGGGGAGAACTACTGGGGCAGAGCagcgaggaggaagatgaagaggaggatgaagaggaggaggaggagaacaccCTGAACATTCCAGGCTTGGAGCAGACGTCCATAATGGATCGACCTCGACGGGGCATCAGAGCCCTGGCCATGGCGGGAACCACGACCTCCATGCGGCACACGCTGGCAGAGGCTACACTAGCCAACCAGCGGCCGGGTGGGAAGAGGAATCTGGATGCCGAGGGCCTGGGCCAGAAggtgaggctggaggagaagcagcattTCCCGTGTAAGAAATGCCCCCGCATCTTCAACAACCGCTGGTATCTGGAGAAACACATGAACGTCACTCACAACCGCATGCAGATCTGCAGCAACTGCGGGAAACGCTTCCTGCTGGAgagcgagctgctgctgcaccaacaGACCGACTGTGAGAAGAGCATCCAGGTAGGAATCTGACGAGATGAGTTTCACTGCAGCTTTAGAGCAAT
The window above is part of the Platichthys flesus chromosome 21, fPlaFle2.1, whole genome shotgun sequence genome. Proteins encoded here:
- the zbtb47b gene encoding zinc finger and BTB domain-containing protein 47, which encodes MLIVEKTTDFPSAEFSLVEDVALHFTCLMDRLNEQRLFQPDLCDVDIVLVRQRSTFPAHKGVLAAYSPFFHSLFAQSKQLRRVDLSLDALTSQGLQQILNFIYTSKLLVSSRSVRDVLNAATLLQMSDIAASCRDLISSHSLRTTCTDMANQERLGSGDPAVAITASQLYREIKQESELGRVYTREGSSPFSVRVEEAGKTPSQQKQYYQKEEGKGGGAGSGAHCKVEGNGEESKSADSHSSFNRDQIIVEVNLNNQTLNVSKGSEGKSTSATETAIMFARCHDTERDSDDDDENELENDAIEEDEDDLKRGELLGQSSEEEDEEEDEEEEEENTLNIPGLEQTSIMDRPRRGIRALAMAGTTTSMRHTLAEATLANQRPGGKRNLDAEGLGQKVRLEEKQHFPCKKCPRIFNNRWYLEKHMNVTHNRMQICSNCGKRFLLESELLLHQQTDCEKSIQCVTCGKAFKKLWSLHEHNKIVHGYAEKKFSCEICEKKFYTMAHVRKHMVAHTKDMPFTCETCGKSFKRSMSLKVHSLQHSGEKPFKCENCSERFQYKYQLRSHMSIHIGHKQFMCQWCGKDFNMKQYFDEHMKTHTGEKPYICEICGKSFTSRPNMKRHRRTHTGEKPYPCEVCGQRFRFSNMLKAHREKCFRVSNPMVADGTDPIGLDHPLGSPAVDSSGQGQLGTVLPVMSVTTPPAASSPHPLHGTQLSLPLLHPIGGLPPVPHLRPPPPLFSAGRMNSNN